In Sphaeramia orbicularis chromosome 14, fSphaOr1.1, whole genome shotgun sequence, the following are encoded in one genomic region:
- the zbtb20 gene encoding zinc finger and BTB domain-containing protein 20 yields the protein MTERIHNINLHNFSNSVLETLNEQRNRGHFCDVTVRIHGSMLRAHRCVLAAGSPFFQDKLLLGYSDIEIPSVVSVQSIQKLIDFMYSGILRVSQSEALQILTAASILQIKTVIDECTRIVSQNVGLAGPGGFPGIPGDSGQDTPRGTPESGTSGPSSDAESGYMQPTTQQSVERTYTSLYTYPGLSLPNGTRERPLYISPLSTNYDPALSTQKDQQSQDPPWINRLQERSQQGDRFSTVESTHCRKQPRPVRINQGQTGGMHIKQEAEDEYNCYDNLGDCQDDADHTEGVESESKGESFDSGVSSSIGTEPDAMEQQQYLTSFKGEMQGEGGPVQIEVTDSSPEQVAEDGDTSQSTSDSSMMHSLPNSVMSQSLPSAPPYLRPESQTSNLRMPLPGNSQVMSTAGSTFLPAIFTPHSHPPSNSKPFLYLPGQQQSQFVAVPPPSMPSFPNPMSVPQSTTQQQQAAGGIGQGEKKPYECTLCSKTFTAKQNYVKHMFVHTGEKPHQCSICWRSFSLKDYLIKHMVTHTGVRAYQCSICNKRFTQKSSLNVHMRLHRGEKSYECYICKKKFSHKTLLERHMALHSAGGAIIGMSVNTGTAGPVSIPMPMSVPEPGAGVVALAMPVSGGAGVGAGVGTGVGVAAEASCQEGTTYVCSVCPAKFEQIEHFNDHMRMHVSDG from the exons ATGACCGAGCGCATTCATAACATCAACCTTCACAACTTCAGCAATTCTGTACTTGAGACCCTCAATGAGCAGCGCAACCGTGGGCACTTCTGTGACGTGACAGTTCGGATCCATGGAAGTATGCTGCGAGCTCACCGGTGTGTGCTGGCTGCTGGAAGCCCCTTCTTTCAGGACAAGCTGCTTTTGGGCTACAGCGACATTGAGATCCCTTCTGTGGTCTCGGTGCAATCCATCCAAAAGCTGATTGACTTTATGTACAGTGGGATTCTGCGGGTTTCTCAGTCAGAGGCCCTGCAGATCCTTACTGCCGCCAGCATCCTACAGATCAAGACCGTCATTGATGAGTGTACACGCATCGTATCCCAGAATGTGGGCCTGGCTGGTCCAGGGGGGTTCCCTGGTATACCAGGAGACTCTGGTCAGGATACTCCTCGTGGCACACCAGAATCAGGCACCTCCGGGCCCAGCAGCGACGCAGAGTCAGGTTATATGCAACCAACAACACAGCAAAGTGTGGAGCGTACATACACATCACTGTATACTTACCCTGGCCTCTCTCTGCCGAACGGCACCCGCGAGCGCCCCCTTTACATTAGCCCTCTGTCGACTAATTACGATCCAGCTCTTAGCACTCAGAAGGACCAGCAATCTCAAGACCCTCCCTGGATAAACCGTCTCCAGGAGAGATCTCAGCAGGGTGACCGCTTCTCCACAGTAGAGTCCACTCACTGCCGCAAGCAACCACGACCGGTACGCATAAACCAAGGACAGACAGGAGGGATGCACATAAAGCAGGAGGCTGAAGATGAGTACAACTGCTACGATAATCTGGGGGACTGCCAAGATGATGCTGACCATACTGAGGGTGTGGAGAGTGAATCCAAGGGTGAAAGTTTTGACTCAGGGGTGAGCTCCTCCATTGGTACTGAGCCAGATGCTATGGAGCAGCAGCAGTACCTAACCAGCTTCAAAGGAGAGATGCAAGGTGAAGGTGGTCCAGTGCAAATAGAGGTCACTGACTCGTCTCCAGAGCAAGTGGCAGAGGATGGGGACACATCCCAGAGCACTAGTGACAGTAGCATGATGCACTCCCTGCCAAACTCAGTCATGTCCCAATCCCTGCCAAGTGCCCCACCCTACCTGCGCCCGGAATCTCAAACCAGCAATCTGAGGATGCCGCTGCCCGGCAATTCCCAAGTGATGAGCACTGCTGGAAGCACCTTCCTGCCCGCAATCTTCACTCCTCACTCACATCCGCCTAGCAACAGCAAGCCTTTCCTTTACCTTCCTGGCCAGCAGCAATCCCAGTTTGTGGCAGTACCGCCCCCTTCAATGCCATCATTCCCAAACCCAATGTCGGTACCGCAATCGACAACTCAGCAGCAACAGGCTGCAGGAGGAATTGGTCAGGGGGAAAAGAAGCCCTATGAATGCACTCTGTGCAGTAAAACCTTTACTGCTAAGCAGAACTACGTCAAACACATGTTTGTCCATACTG GTGAGAAGCCTCATCAGTGCAGCATCTGTTGGCGCTCGTTCTCCCTGAAGGATTATTTAATCAAACACATGGTGACACACACAGGGGTGCGAGCCTATCAGTGCAGCATCTGCAACAAGCGTTTTACCCAGAAGAGCTCTCTCAATGTCCACATGCGGCTGCACCGTGGAGAGAAGTCCTATGAGTGCTACATCTGCAAGAAGAAGTTCTCTCACAAAACCCTGCTGGAGAGGCACATGGCCCTGCACAGCGCAGGCGGCGCCATCATAGGGATGTCAGTGAACACCGGTACGGCAGGCCCAGTGTCCATTCCCATGCCTATGTCtgtccctgagcctggagctggagtgGTGGCCCTGGCCATGCCAGTGAGCGGAGGTGCTGGAGTAGGGGCCGGAGTTGGAACAGGAGTGGGTGTAGCTGCAGAAGCGAGCTGCCAAGAAGGGACCACCTACGTGTGCTCCGTCTGCCCTGCCAAGTTCGAGCAAATTGAGCACTTCAATGACCACATGCGAATGCATGTCTCCGATGGATAA